In the Phaeobacter gallaeciensis genome, one interval contains:
- the ftsW gene encoding putative lipid II flippase FtsW has protein sequence MTEMVYGAVPVQSGEPILPKWWRTLDKWTMSCVLMLFVLGLLLGLAASVPLAERNGFGNFHYVQRQAVFGGAALVAMVLTSMMSPTLVRRLAIVGFALAFVALALLPIFGTDFGKGAVRWYSLGFASLQPSEFLKPGFVVVAAWMIASSQQINGPPGTLISFGLCMSVVLMLVMQPDFGQASLTLFGWGVMYFVAGAPMLLLVGMAAVVVMGGVLAYSSSEHFARRIDGFLNPDIDPTTQLGYATNAIREGGLFGVGVGEGQVKWSLPDAHTDFIVAVAAEEYGLVLVTVLIGLYATVVVRSLFRLMRERDTFVRLAGTGLVCMFGVQAMINMGVAVRLLPAKGMTLPFVSYGGSSLIATGIAMGMLLAFTRSRPQGEIADYLRGRGRG, from the coding sequence ATGACTGAGATGGTCTATGGTGCGGTTCCTGTACAATCAGGTGAACCTATTCTTCCCAAGTGGTGGCGGACTTTGGACAAATGGACCATGTCCTGCGTCCTGATGCTGTTCGTGCTGGGCCTGCTTCTGGGGCTTGCCGCCTCGGTGCCGCTGGCCGAGCGCAACGGGTTTGGCAATTTCCACTACGTGCAACGACAAGCGGTGTTTGGCGGAGCGGCTTTGGTGGCCATGGTGCTGACCTCGATGATGTCTCCGACGCTGGTGCGGCGGCTAGCAATCGTCGGCTTTGCTCTCGCATTTGTGGCGCTGGCGCTGCTGCCCATTTTCGGTACCGATTTCGGCAAAGGCGCGGTGCGCTGGTATTCGCTGGGCTTTGCGTCGCTACAGCCCTCGGAATTCCTGAAGCCCGGGTTCGTGGTGGTTGCGGCCTGGATGATCGCTTCGAGCCAGCAGATCAACGGACCGCCGGGCACGCTGATTTCCTTTGGCCTGTGCATGAGCGTGGTGCTGATGCTGGTGATGCAGCCCGATTTCGGTCAGGCCTCGCTGACGTTGTTCGGATGGGGTGTGATGTATTTTGTGGCAGGGGCGCCGATGCTGCTTTTGGTTGGCATGGCAGCGGTTGTGGTCATGGGCGGTGTGCTGGCCTATTCCAGCTCTGAACACTTTGCCCGCCGCATTGACGGCTTTCTGAACCCGGATATCGATCCCACCACCCAGCTGGGCTATGCCACCAACGCCATCCGCGAAGGCGGGCTGTTTGGGGTTGGTGTCGGTGAGGGGCAGGTGAAATGGTCGCTGCCTGATGCCCATACCGATTTCATCGTCGCGGTTGCTGCCGAGGAATACGGGCTGGTTCTGGTCACGGTGCTGATCGGGCTTTACGCCACGGTGGTTGTGCGCTCGCTGTTCCGTCTGATGCGCGAGCGCGATACTTTCGTGCGGCTCGCGGGGACAGGCTTGGTCTGCATGTTCGGGGTGCAGGCCATGATCAACATGGGGGTTGCGGTGCGGCTGTTGCCGGCCAAGGGCATGACCCTGCCGTTTGTCAGCTATGGTGGCTCTTCGCTGATCGCGACGGGCATTGCCATGGGAATGCTGCTGGCCTTTACCCGTTCGCGCCCGCAGGGTGAGATTGCAGATTATCTGCGTGGCCGCGGTCGCGGCTGA
- the murB gene encoding UDP-N-acetylmuramate dehydrogenase: MTEITKSLPAVRGRLTEGRSLSELTWLRVGGPADVLFQPADRDDLQDFLRALPADVEVFPMGVGSNLIVRDGGIRAVVIRLGRGFNQIEIDGDAVTAGAAALDAHVARKAADAGLDLTFLRTIPGSIGGAVRMNAGCYGSYTADVFHTATVVTRAGELQILGPEDLNFAYRQTTFPEGGVLVSATFKAPKGAPEALHARMEEQLKKRDETQPVKDRSAGSTFRNPAGFSSTGQAGDVHDLKAWKVIEDAGLRGARLGGAQMSEKHPNFLINTGDATAADLEALGEEVRRKVLENSGITLQWEIMRIGENLPD; this comes from the coding sequence ATGACCGAAATCACTAAATCCCTTCCTGCCGTGCGTGGACGCCTGACCGAGGGGCGCAGCCTGTCGGAGCTGACCTGGCTGCGTGTGGGCGGGCCTGCGGATGTGTTGTTTCAGCCTGCTGATCGTGATGATCTTCAGGACTTCCTGCGGGCCCTGCCAGCGGATGTCGAGGTCTTTCCCATGGGCGTCGGCTCGAACCTGATCGTGCGGGATGGGGGTATCCGCGCGGTGGTGATCCGGCTGGGGCGTGGCTTCAACCAGATTGAAATCGACGGCGACGCCGTGACCGCAGGCGCGGCGGCGCTGGATGCCCATGTGGCGCGCAAGGCGGCTGATGCGGGGCTGGATCTGACCTTCCTGCGCACCATCCCCGGTTCCATCGGCGGTGCGGTGCGGATGAACGCGGGCTGCTATGGCTCTTATACCGCCGATGTGTTCCACACCGCCACCGTGGTGACGCGGGCAGGGGAGCTGCAGATACTTGGTCCGGAAGACCTGAATTTTGCCTATCGCCAGACCACTTTCCCCGAAGGCGGGGTTCTGGTCTCGGCGACCTTCAAGGCACCAAAAGGCGCGCCCGAGGCGCTTCATGCCCGGATGGAAGAGCAACTGAAGAAGCGCGATGAGACACAGCCGGTCAAGGATCGTTCGGCTGGCTCCACCTTTCGCAATCCGGCGGGGTTTTCCTCGACCGGGCAGGCGGGGGATGTGCACGATCTAAAAGCCTGGAAAGTGATCGAGGATGCCGGTCTACGCGGTGCCCGCCTTGGCGGTGCGCAGATGAGCGAGAAACACCCGAATTTCCTGATCAATACCGGGGATGCCACCGCCGCCGATCTGGAGGCGTTGGGAGAAGAGGTGCGTCGCAAGGTGCTGGAGAATTCCGGCATTACCCTGCAGTGGGAAATCATGCGGATCGGCGAAAACCTGCCGGACTAA
- a CDS encoding UDP-N-acetylglucosamine--N-acetylmuramyl-(pentapeptide) pyrophosphoryl-undecaprenol N-acetylglucosamine transferase, producing MTQKLLLMAAGGTGGHMFPAQALAEEMLRKGWRVKLSTDARGARYTGGFPHTVEITEVSSATFARGGLLAKALVGPKIAGGIASMALQMRRDRPDAVVGFGGYPSIPALGAATLLGLPRMIHEQNGILGRVNQLFAKRVAQVACGVWPTELPEGATGVHVGNPVRRAVLERAGAAYIPPGDYPMSVLVMGGSQGARILSDVVPGAIAALPEGIRRHLRVAHQARDEDGERVSAFYAEHGIAADVQPFFHDVPARMSEAQLVISRSGASSVADISVIGRPSILIPFAAAAGDHQSANARGLVDAGGAVLIPESALDVQSLSEQISAVLSAPDAAAQMAQAALSVGVPDATNRLVALVEQLAEEG from the coding sequence ATGACACAGAAACTGCTATTGATGGCGGCAGGCGGCACCGGGGGGCACATGTTCCCGGCGCAGGCCCTGGCCGAAGAGATGCTACGCAAGGGCTGGCGGGTGAAACTGTCGACCGATGCGCGCGGCGCCCGCTATACCGGCGGCTTTCCTCATACGGTGGAAATCACCGAGGTGTCCTCGGCCACCTTTGCCCGCGGCGGACTATTGGCCAAGGCGCTGGTAGGACCGAAGATCGCCGGGGGCATTGCCAGCATGGCCCTGCAGATGCGGCGTGACCGCCCCGACGCGGTGGTGGGCTTTGGCGGCTATCCGTCGATCCCGGCGCTGGGCGCGGCGACGCTGCTGGGGCTGCCCCGGATGATCCATGAACAGAACGGCATTCTGGGCCGGGTCAATCAGCTTTTTGCCAAACGCGTGGCACAGGTGGCCTGCGGCGTATGGCCGACCGAATTGCCTGAGGGCGCCACGGGCGTGCACGTGGGCAACCCGGTGCGCCGCGCCGTGCTGGAGCGCGCGGGCGCGGCCTATATTCCACCGGGCGATTATCCGATGTCGGTGCTGGTGATGGGCGGCAGCCAAGGCGCGCGCATCCTGTCCGATGTGGTGCCCGGCGCGATTGCAGCCCTGCCCGAAGGGATCCGTCGCCATCTGCGCGTGGCCCATCAGGCGCGCGATGAGGATGGCGAACGCGTCAGCGCCTTCTACGCCGAACATGGCATTGCTGCCGATGTTCAGCCTTTCTTTCACGATGTGCCCGCACGGATGAGCGAGGCGCAGCTTGTGATCTCGCGCTCCGGGGCCTCGTCGGTTGCCGATATCTCGGTCATTGGCCGCCCGTCGATCCTGATCCCATTCGCCGCCGCGGCGGGAGACCACCAGAGCGCTAATGCGCGTGGGCTGGTTGATGCGGGCGGGGCGGTGCTGATCCCCGAAAGCGCCCTTGACGTTCAGTCATTGTCAGAGCAGATCTCTGCCGTTCTGAGCGCCCCCGACGCGGCCGCCCAGATGGCCCAAGCAGCATTAAGTGTCGGCGTTCCCGATGCCACCAATCGTCTGGTGGCGCTGGTCGAACAGCTGGCGGAGGAAGGATAG
- a CDS encoding D-alanine--D-alanine ligase: MSESSRTLPTVAVLMGGPSAEREVSLSSGRECAAALRGEGYQVIELDAGPDLCAQLEAAAPDVVFNALHGRWGEDGCVQGLLEWMRIPYTHSGVLASALAMDKQRSKSLFRSVGLPVVASEIFARSEVEASHVMAPPYVVKPNNEGSSVGIYLVHEAANAPPKLSDDMPDQVMVETYAPGRELTATVMGDKALTVTDILTDGWYDYDAKYQPGGSRHVLPADLPQEIFDLCLEYAKRAHDALGCRGVSRTDFRWDESRGAEGLIILETNTQPGMTPTSLAPEQAEHFGITFGQLCAWMVEDASCGR; this comes from the coding sequence GTGAGTGAGTCGAGCAGGACACTCCCGACAGTGGCGGTATTGATGGGCGGCCCCTCGGCTGAGCGTGAGGTGTCCCTGTCCTCCGGGCGTGAATGCGCCGCCGCGCTAAGGGGCGAAGGCTATCAGGTGATCGAACTGGACGCGGGTCCGGATCTGTGTGCGCAGCTTGAGGCTGCGGCACCTGACGTCGTGTTCAATGCGCTGCACGGTCGCTGGGGCGAAGACGGCTGCGTGCAGGGCCTTCTGGAATGGATGCGTATTCCCTATACCCACTCTGGTGTGCTGGCCTCGGCGCTAGCGATGGACAAACAGCGCAGCAAATCCCTGTTCCGCAGCGTTGGCCTGCCGGTGGTCGCCAGCGAAATCTTTGCCCGCTCCGAGGTCGAGGCGTCCCATGTGATGGCGCCTCCCTATGTGGTCAAACCCAATAATGAAGGCTCCAGCGTTGGAATCTACCTGGTGCATGAGGCCGCCAATGCGCCGCCGAAACTCTCGGACGACATGCCCGATCAGGTGATGGTTGAAACCTATGCCCCGGGGCGCGAGCTGACCGCGACCGTGATGGGCGACAAGGCACTGACAGTGACCGACATTCTGACCGATGGCTGGTACGATTATGATGCGAAATATCAGCCGGGCGGATCGCGCCATGTGCTGCCTGCGGATCTGCCGCAGGAGATTTTCGATCTGTGCCTAGAATACGCCAAACGCGCCCATGATGCACTGGGCTGCCGGGGCGTGAGCCGCACCGATTTCCGCTGGGACGAAAGCCGCGGCGCTGAGGGGCTGATAATCCTGGAAACCAACACTCAGCCCGGCATGACGCCGACTTCGCTGGCGCCCGAGCAAGCCGAACATTTCGGCATCACCTTTGGGCAGCTTTGCGCATGGATGGTGGAGGACGCCTCATGCGGTCGCTGA
- a CDS encoding cell division protein FtsQ/DivIB, with product MRSLIRRKSKEHSGASDPAPSRLKYRLQRWMLTPGIRFGLRVGVPICLLAAAGTAFLADEGRRDALQGTINSIRASIEERPEFMVNVMAIDGAGTSVSEDIREVVPLDFPISSFDLDLGQIRDVIEGLDPVRTASVRIRPGGILQVNVEERKPALIWRSRDGLALLDETGAHVAELGQRRLHPDLPLIAGRGANREAEEAMRLLAAASPLGDRLRGLVRVGERRWDVVLDRGQRILLPEDNPVQALERVIVVSEVKDLLERDVAAVDMRIAARPTVRMTENAVENWWRIREMNGGGL from the coding sequence ATGCGGTCGCTGATCCGGCGCAAGAGCAAGGAGCACAGCGGAGCGTCCGATCCGGCGCCTTCGCGCCTGAAATACCGGTTGCAGCGCTGGATGCTGACGCCAGGGATCCGGTTCGGTCTGCGTGTCGGGGTGCCGATCTGCCTGCTGGCTGCGGCGGGAACCGCGTTTCTGGCGGATGAAGGGCGGCGCGACGCCTTGCAGGGCACGATCAATTCGATCCGCGCCTCGATCGAGGAGCGTCCTGAATTCATGGTCAACGTCATGGCCATCGACGGGGCAGGGACCAGCGTCTCCGAAGACATCCGCGAGGTGGTGCCGCTCGATTTTCCGATCAGCTCCTTCGATCTGGATCTGGGCCAGATCCGCGATGTGATCGAAGGACTTGATCCGGTCCGCACCGCCAGCGTGCGGATCCGCCCGGGCGGCATTCTTCAGGTCAATGTGGAAGAACGTAAACCGGCGCTGATCTGGCGTAGCCGCGACGGGCTGGCGCTGCTGGATGAAACCGGCGCCCATGTGGCCGAGTTGGGACAGCGGAGGCTGCATCCTGATCTGCCGCTCATTGCCGGGCGTGGGGCCAATCGCGAGGCCGAGGAGGCGATGCGGCTTCTGGCGGCAGCCAGCCCGCTTGGCGACCGGCTGCGGGGGTTGGTACGGGTTGGCGAACGGCGTTGGGACGTGGTTCTGGATCGCGGTCAGCGGATCCTGCTGCCCGAGGACAACCCGGTGCAGGCGCTGGAGCGGGTGATCGTCGTCAGCGAGGTCAAGGATCTGCTGGAACGTGATGTCGCCGCCGTGGATATGCGGATCGCGGCGCGGCCGACGGTCCGGATGACAGAAAATGCAGTGGAAAACTGGTGGCGGATCAGGGAAATGAACGGGGGTGGGCTGTAA
- the murC gene encoding UDP-N-acetylmuramate--L-alanine ligase → MTPATKLPGDVGPIHFVGIGGIGMSGIAEVLLNLGYVVQGSDLKSSKITQRLESLGALVFEGQRAENLEDAEVVVISSAIKPGNPELDEARRRGLPIVRRAEMLAELMRLKSNIAIAGTHGKTTTTTMMAELMVAGNFDPTVVNGGIIHAYGSNARMGQGEWMVVEADESDGTFNRLPATIAVVTNIDPEHMEHWGDFDTLRDGFYNFVSNIPFYGVAVCCTDHPEVQALVGRITDRRVVTYGFNAQADVRAVNLTYKAGVAHFDILLQAEGQKIEGCTLPMPGDHNVSNALSAVAVARHLGMKGEEIRAALAAFGGVNRRFTKVGEVNGVTVIDDYGHHPVEIAAVLKAARQAVGADSNARVIAVHQPHRYSRLSSLFDDFCACFNDADVVAIAEVFAAGEDPIEGASRDDLVAGLIRHGHRHARALLNEDDLERLVREQARPGDMVVCLGAGTISAWANGLPERLSKSQ, encoded by the coding sequence ATGACGCCCGCAACCAAATTGCCCGGAGATGTTGGCCCGATCCATTTTGTCGGCATCGGCGGCATCGGCATGTCCGGCATCGCCGAGGTGCTGCTCAACCTTGGCTATGTGGTGCAGGGGTCTGACCTCAAGTCGTCAAAGATCACCCAGCGGCTGGAGAGCCTTGGTGCGCTGGTTTTTGAAGGTCAGCGGGCTGAGAATCTGGAAGACGCCGAAGTCGTCGTGATTTCCTCGGCGATCAAGCCGGGCAACCCGGAACTGGACGAGGCGCGCCGCCGGGGGCTGCCCATCGTGCGCCGGGCCGAGATGCTGGCCGAGCTCATGCGGTTGAAATCCAACATCGCCATTGCCGGCACCCATGGCAAAACCACCACGACCACGATGATGGCCGAGCTGATGGTGGCCGGGAATTTCGATCCCACCGTGGTTAATGGCGGCATCATTCACGCCTATGGATCGAACGCCCGCATGGGGCAGGGCGAATGGATGGTGGTCGAGGCGGACGAAAGCGACGGCACCTTCAACCGTCTGCCAGCCACCATTGCGGTGGTGACCAATATCGACCCGGAACACATGGAGCACTGGGGCGACTTTGATACCCTGCGCGACGGGTTTTACAACTTCGTCTCGAACATTCCTTTTTATGGTGTCGCGGTCTGCTGTACCGACCACCCCGAGGTGCAGGCGCTGGTGGGGCGCATCACCGACCGCCGCGTCGTCACCTATGGTTTTAATGCACAGGCGGATGTTCGTGCCGTGAACCTGACCTACAAGGCGGGCGTTGCCCATTTCGACATCCTATTGCAGGCGGAAGGTCAGAAGATCGAAGGCTGCACTCTGCCGATGCCGGGGGATCACAATGTCTCCAACGCCCTGTCGGCAGTGGCCGTGGCGCGCCATCTGGGCATGAAAGGCGAGGAAATCCGCGCTGCGCTGGCTGCATTCGGCGGGGTCAACCGCCGTTTCACCAAGGTGGGCGAAGTGAACGGTGTTACCGTGATCGACGATTATGGCCACCACCCGGTGGAAATCGCCGCCGTGCTGAAGGCCGCGCGTCAGGCCGTTGGCGCTGATAGCAATGCTCGTGTCATCGCCGTGCATCAACCGCACCGCTATTCACGCCTGTCTTCCCTGTTTGATGATTTCTGCGCCTGCTTCAACGATGCCGATGTGGTCGCCATCGCCGAGGTCTTTGCCGCCGGTGAGGACCCGATTGAGGGCGCCAGCCGCGACGATCTGGTGGCGGGGCTGATCCGTCATGGCCATCGCCACGCCCGCGCGCTGCTGAACGAGGACGATCTGGAGCGTTTGGTGCGTGAACAGGCGCGCCCCGGTGACATGGTCGTCTGCCTCGGCGCAGGTACTATCAGCGCCTGGGCCAACGGGCTGCCTGAGCGGCTAAGCAAAAGCCAATAG
- a CDS encoding DUF2484 family protein — translation MSLSLILAALWALTANVLAMIPSRDNHWRRAYALIAVGIPILGYVTYENGPWWGLAVLAAGMSVLRYPVVYLGRWLRRVVLRG, via the coding sequence GTGAGCCTGTCCCTGATCCTTGCCGCGCTTTGGGCGCTGACGGCCAATGTCCTTGCCATGATACCCAGCCGCGACAATCACTGGCGCCGCGCCTATGCACTGATCGCCGTCGGCATCCCGATCCTTGGCTATGTCACCTATGAAAACGGTCCATGGTGGGGGCTGGCGGTGCTGGCCGCAGGGATGAGTGTGTTGCGCTATCCGGTGGTCTATCTGGGCCGCTGGCTGCGCCGGGTGGTCCTGCGCGGCTGA
- the ftsA gene encoding cell division protein FtsA, with product MTDLYQSQRAMRQMRRQALQRGVVAILDVGSSKIACLVLRFDGSAQPNEDSAIGSLAGQSGFRVIGAATTRSRGVQFGEISAMQETERAIRTAVQAAQKMAGVRVDHVIACFAGANPRSYGLDAKVELQAQEVSENEIARVLAACEVPDYGAGREVVHAQPVNFALDNRSGLSDPRGQMGQTLSVDMHMLTVDSATVQNLMRCIQRCDLELAGIASSAYASGYAALVEDEQELGAACIDMGGGSTSISVFMKKHMIYADAVRMGGDHITSDISMGLGVPMANAERIKTFCGGVHATGADDRDMIDIGGDTGDWEHDRRTVSRAELIGIMRPRVEEILEEVRVRLDAAGFEYLPSQQIVLTGGSSQIMGLDALASRILGQQVRLGRPLRVHGLPQSATGPGFASAVGLSLFAAHPQDEWWDFEMPVDRYPARSLRRAVKWFKDNW from the coding sequence ATGACGGATCTTTATCAATCGCAGCGTGCCATGCGGCAGATGCGGCGGCAGGCATTGCAGCGCGGTGTCGTGGCCATTCTGGATGTAGGCAGCTCCAAGATTGCCTGTCTTGTCCTGCGATTTGATGGCTCTGCCCAACCTAATGAAGACAGCGCCATTGGATCGCTTGCCGGTCAATCCGGCTTCCGGGTTATCGGCGCCGCGACCACCCGCTCGCGCGGGGTGCAGTTCGGCGAAATCTCCGCCATGCAGGAAACCGAACGGGCCATCCGCACCGCCGTTCAGGCCGCGCAGAAGATGGCAGGTGTGCGTGTCGACCACGTGATCGCCTGCTTCGCCGGGGCCAACCCGCGATCTTACGGGCTGGATGCAAAGGTCGAACTTCAGGCGCAGGAAGTGTCGGAGAACGAGATCGCCCGCGTCCTGGCTGCCTGCGAGGTGCCGGATTACGGCGCCGGGCGTGAAGTGGTCCATGCTCAGCCGGTGAATTTCGCGCTGGATAACCGCTCGGGCCTGTCGGATCCGCGCGGTCAGATGGGGCAGACCCTGTCGGTGGACATGCATATGCTGACGGTGGATTCTGCCACCGTGCAGAACCTGATGCGCTGCATTCAGCGCTGCGACCTTGAACTGGCGGGCATTGCCTCGTCGGCCTATGCCTCGGGCTATGCGGCCCTGGTTGAGGATGAGCAGGAACTCGGCGCGGCCTGTATCGACATGGGCGGCGGGTCGACCTCGATCTCGGTCTTCATGAAGAAACATATGATCTATGCCGATGCGGTGCGCATGGGCGGCGATCACATCACCAGCGACATTTCCATGGGGCTGGGTGTTCCGATGGCGAATGCTGAGCGGATCAAGACCTTTTGCGGCGGCGTTCATGCCACCGGCGCCGATGATCGCGACATGATCGATATCGGCGGGGATACCGGTGACTGGGAGCACGACCGGCGCACCGTCAGCCGGGCCGAACTGATCGGTATTATGCGTCCCCGGGTCGAGGAGATCCTGGAAGAGGTGCGGGTCCGTCTGGATGCGGCCGGGTTTGAATATCTGCCCAGCCAGCAGATCGTGCTGACCGGTGGCTCCAGCCAGATCATGGGGCTTGATGCCCTGGCCAGTCGTATCCTTGGCCAGCAGGTGCGCCTTGGACGTCCACTTCGCGTGCACGGTCTGCCGCAATCGGCGACCGGGCCGGGCTTTGCCTCGGCTGTGGGGCTCAGCCTCTTTGCTGCGCATCCGCAGGACGAATGGTGGGATTTCGAAATGCCGGTGGACCGCTATCCGGCCCGCTCTCTGCGCCGCGCGGTGAAGTGGTTCAAAGACAATTGGTAA
- a CDS encoding APC family permease yields the protein MAEPLKRRIGLGLLTAYGVGVMVGAGIYVLVGAVVADAGIWAPLSFVLAGLIAAPTALSYAEFSSRLPEAAGEAAFVGQGFGSQSLALLVGLAVVVAGTVSAGAVLRGGAGYLTAATGVNGTLAIIAMGLALVAVAVIGVLESLSLAAVFTAIELTGLALVIWAGGTGDVSPDWALPQDLPGITVWAGLGLGAVLAFFAFIGFEDIVNMAEEVSEPTRTMPKAILLSLTITSIIYALVCWAAVRTVPVADLSQSSSPLALVWQTARGSNPDFLSYIAVFAALNGILAQIVMASRVLFGLGKRSPALALFHHAHPRFGTPVLATLVLGAAVILTALFFSVDRLAEVTSSVLLSVFVLVNLALILQKRHAPGAPFQVPMTVPIVGLVLSTIALITAVGGML from the coding sequence ATGGCTGAGCCGCTGAAACGCCGTATTGGCCTTGGTCTTCTGACCGCCTACGGCGTCGGCGTCATGGTCGGGGCCGGGATCTATGTGCTGGTCGGAGCGGTTGTCGCCGACGCCGGGATCTGGGCGCCGCTATCCTTTGTTTTGGCAGGGCTGATCGCCGCGCCCACTGCGCTCAGCTATGCGGAGTTTTCCTCACGCCTGCCCGAAGCTGCCGGAGAGGCTGCCTTTGTCGGGCAGGGCTTCGGATCGCAGTCCCTTGCCTTGCTGGTGGGGCTGGCCGTGGTTGTGGCCGGAACTGTCTCTGCCGGCGCGGTGCTACGCGGCGGCGCCGGGTATCTGACGGCGGCAACCGGCGTGAATGGAACCCTTGCGATCATCGCCATGGGGTTGGCGCTGGTGGCGGTGGCCGTGATTGGCGTTCTGGAAAGCCTGTCGTTGGCGGCGGTTTTTACCGCGATTGAGCTGACCGGGCTGGCGCTGGTGATCTGGGCCGGGGGTACGGGCGATGTGTCGCCGGATTGGGCCCTGCCGCAGGACCTGCCGGGCATTACCGTCTGGGCGGGCCTTGGCCTTGGTGCGGTTCTGGCCTTCTTTGCCTTCATCGGGTTTGAAGACATCGTCAACATGGCCGAGGAGGTCTCGGAACCGACCCGCACCATGCCGAAGGCGATCCTTTTGTCGCTGACCATCACATCGATCATCTATGCGCTGGTCTGCTGGGCTGCGGTTCGTACTGTCCCAGTGGCCGACCTTTCGCAATCCAGCAGCCCGCTGGCACTGGTCTGGCAGACAGCGCGCGGATCGAACCCCGATTTCCTGTCCTATATCGCGGTCTTTGCTGCGCTAAATGGGATCCTGGCGCAGATCGTCATGGCCTCGCGGGTGCTGTTCGGATTGGGTAAACGCAGTCCGGCGCTGGCCCTGTTCCATCACGCCCACCCCCGGTTCGGAACGCCGGTGCTGGCCACGCTGGTATTGGGTGCGGCGGTGATCCTGACGGCCCTGTTCTTCTCGGTGGATCGGCTGGCCGAGGTCACGTCCTCGGTGTTGCTCTCGGTCTTTGTGTTGGTGAACCTCGCGCTGATCTTGCAGAAACGCCACGCGCCTGGCGCGCCCTTTCAGGTGCCGATGACGGTGCCGATTGTGGGGCTTGTTCTGTCCACCATCGCCCTGATTACAGCCGTGGGAGGTATGTTGTGA